One Tolypothrix bouteillei VB521301 DNA window includes the following coding sequences:
- a CDS encoding serine/threonine-protein kinase, whose product MIGRLLDQRYLVVDLLGMGGFGHTYTAQDTRRPGNPVCVVKHLKPATDDLKFLQLARRLFRREAETLEKLGNHDQIPRLLAYFEEQQEFFLVQEYIEGHQLSMELSLGQRWDESQTIHLLQEVLPILEFLHDNEVIHRDIKPQNIIRRHSDNKLVLVDFGAVKQIQMYSLMNPNQLNNETIPIGTPGYMPSEQAQGRPRPNSDIYALGTIAIQALTGLNPKQFVADPKTGEIVWRQYAEVSDPLAEILTKMVRQYYKYRYESASDVLQAVTSITDPSTRSAVAVAVKYVLRNYLREGYASATKMVRSLQELAKSCYAPTENTKTPNVTQLPTTPSSQVPGTHSTLLIPNANLPTAPNTSPSPKGFPIKSPRQIQLLAGGSSVLALVALSVISANPPQQTSSSTTQENTIQETQSAGGTNTQRSTIPNNISQQNQLNNCFIVTRASNVRSVSGRRRTGKVIKAGTRVIVTGKEEGGWIELSAPESGWIWKSRTKNTCQ is encoded by the coding sequence ATGATTGGCAGATTACTAGACCAGCGTTACCTGGTGGTTGATCTATTGGGTATGGGTGGATTTGGTCACACGTACACAGCACAAGATACTCGCCGTCCTGGAAATCCTGTATGTGTTGTTAAACATCTCAAACCTGCCACTGATGACCTTAAGTTTTTACAACTAGCAAGACGCTTGTTTCGTAGAGAAGCTGAAACTTTGGAAAAATTGGGAAACCATGACCAAATTCCACGACTCTTAGCTTACTTTGAAGAACAGCAAGAATTTTTTCTCGTACAGGAGTATATTGAGGGACATCAACTGTCAATGGAATTGTCATTGGGACAGCGTTGGGATGAGAGTCAAACCATTCATTTGCTGCAAGAAGTTTTGCCAATTCTAGAATTTCTTCACGATAACGAAGTTATCCATCGCGACATTAAACCTCAGAATATTATTCGTCGCCATTCAGACAATAAACTGGTGCTAGTTGATTTTGGTGCTGTCAAGCAAATCCAGATGTATTCCTTAATGAATCCAAATCAACTCAACAATGAGACAATTCCTATCGGAACTCCTGGTTATATGCCAAGCGAACAGGCGCAGGGAAGACCTCGACCTAACAGTGATATCTATGCGCTTGGTACGATCGCTATTCAAGCTTTAACAGGCTTAAACCCCAAACAGTTTGTAGCAGATCCTAAAACCGGAGAGATTGTTTGGCGACAATATGCGGAAGTCAGCGATCCCTTAGCAGAGATATTAACTAAAATGGTGCGCCAGTACTATAAGTATCGTTATGAATCTGCTAGTGATGTTTTGCAAGCAGTCACCTCTATCACCGATCCCAGCACCCGATCTGCTGTTGCTGTTGCTGTTAAATACGTGTTGCGGAACTATCTGCGAGAAGGTTATGCGTCTGCTACTAAGATGGTGCGATCGCTGCAAGAATTAGCAAAATCTTGTTATGCTCCAACAGAGAATACAAAAACTCCCAATGTTACGCAGCTACCAACCACTCCTAGTTCTCAAGTTCCGGGTACACACAGCACATTGCTAATTCCTAATGCCAATCTACCTACCGCACCCAATACGTCTCCCTCTCCCAAAGGTTTTCCGATTAAATCCCCTCGTCAAATCCAACTACTTGCAGGTGGAAGTAGTGTTCTTGCTTTAGTTGCGTTGAGTGTAATTTCTGCGAATCCTCCTCAACAGACATCTTCTTCAACTACACAAGAAAACACAATTCAGGAAACACAAAGCGCTGGTGGTACAAATACACAAAGAAGTACAATTCCAAACAACATTTCCCAACAGAATCAACTCAATAACTGTTTTATTGTGACTCGTGCATCAAATGTACGCTCTGTTTCCGGGCGTAGAAGAACAGGAAAGGTCATTAAAGCGGGTACTAGAGTGATTGTTACTGGAAAAGAAGAAGGTGGTTGGATCGAACTTAGCGCCCCGGAATCAGGTTGGATTTGGAAGAGCCGGACAAAAAATACTTGTCAGTAG
- a CDS encoding HhoA/HhoB/HtrA family serine endopeptidase yields the protein MERRNLNKARFFNKKIANSLLLPFVGVGIAFLSGCSTVTSPKNQNLQESAQAVQETGNSNNRSLVPTPEDTNFVVAVVNKVEPGVVQINTERTVRSQVPEALNDPFFQRFFGDRIPTQPQGRVVRGVGSGFVINSNGQILTNAHVVDNADTVTVSFSDGRTVQGKVLGQDNLTDIAVVQVPNSNLPIVELGNSQQVQPGQWAIAIGNPLGLQETVTVGVVSATDRSASDIGASDRRIGYIQTDAAINPGNSGGPLLNARGQVIGVNTAIISGAQGIGFAIPIDTARRIAQELITKGRVEHPYVGIQMAEITPELKQRINDSQSGNIQVQADRGILIVRVVPGSPADRAGLRAGDVIQEINNQPVTTTDALQQIVEKTGVGNTMQIELQRNGRSLQVSVQPGPLPTSQGG from the coding sequence ATGGAAAGAAGAAATCTAAATAAGGCTCGGTTTTTTAATAAAAAAATTGCTAACTCCTTATTATTGCCGTTTGTAGGAGTAGGAATAGCATTTTTGAGTGGATGCTCAACAGTTACTTCTCCTAAAAATCAAAATTTGCAAGAGTCCGCTCAAGCCGTTCAAGAAACGGGAAATTCTAATAATCGCTCCCTCGTACCAACACCTGAAGATACTAATTTTGTCGTTGCAGTTGTTAATAAAGTCGAACCTGGAGTCGTGCAAATAAACACTGAGAGAACTGTCAGAAGCCAAGTTCCAGAAGCATTAAACGATCCTTTTTTTCAAAGATTTTTTGGCGATCGAATACCAACACAGCCACAAGGGAGAGTTGTTCGTGGTGTTGGCTCTGGCTTTGTCATTAATTCTAACGGTCAAATTCTTACCAATGCTCACGTTGTTGATAACGCGGATACAGTGACAGTATCGTTTTCCGACGGTCGCACCGTACAAGGTAAAGTCCTAGGACAAGACAACCTAACGGATATTGCAGTCGTTCAAGTTCCCAACAGTAATTTACCTATTGTGGAATTGGGCAACTCTCAACAAGTGCAACCGGGACAGTGGGCGATCGCAATTGGCAATCCCTTAGGTTTGCAGGAAACCGTTACAGTGGGTGTGGTAAGCGCAACCGATCGTTCTGCAAGCGATATCGGTGCTTCTGACAGACGCATTGGATATATTCAAACTGATGCAGCAATTAATCCTGGAAACTCAGGTGGACCCTTACTCAATGCTCGCGGTCAGGTCATTGGTGTAAACACAGCTATTATTAGCGGTGCTCAAGGAATAGGCTTTGCTATTCCCATTGATACAGCTCGACGCATAGCTCAGGAATTAATTACTAAAGGCAGAGTTGAACACCCTTATGTGGGTATTCAGATGGCAGAGATTACACCCGAACTCAAACAACGCATTAACGATAGCCAGAGTGGGAATATTCAAGTGCAAGCAGACCGAGGTATTCTCATTGTTCGTGTTGTTCCTGGTTCTCCTGCCGATCGAGCGGGGTTGCGTGCGGGGGATGTGATACAAGAAATTAACAATCAACCTGTGACTACAACTGACGCATTACAGCAGATAGTAGAGAAAACAGGCGTTGGTAATACCATGCAAATAGAACTGCAACGCAATGGTAGAAGTTTGCAAGTCTCAGTGCAACCGGGACCGCTTCCCACATCTCAAGGCGGTTAG
- a CDS encoding AI-2E family transporter codes for MRFGQWMGLFVLVVSLCVLWQIRQVVLVVFASVVLATVLNQLVLFLQRFRIKRGIAIAITFILVLIIIASFLALIAPQIVDQLQQFTDFAPNALERMRTWNNWLQNAIPDQLLENIRGLRTLTQGLQAWLNQLVNNFFTLLSRSLNIVLTLLLFLVLTVMLLTDPTPYRKGFILLFPAFYRRRVGEILSECETSLVGWIKGTLLTMCLIACLSYVGLLVLGVRLPLVNALLAGLLEFIPNVGPTLSLIPPLLLALLDAPWKAAAVVALYFGIQQVESLVIVPLVMKSQVSLLPAVTILSVVIFAQFFGFLGLFLAIPLVIVIQICIKEILVKDILNNWQGEMKSQRPLKNEDNDSANRTLEGSAVGARSDTKE; via the coding sequence GTGCGTTTCGGGCAATGGATGGGGTTATTTGTCCTTGTCGTATCTCTTTGTGTTTTGTGGCAAATCCGGCAAGTTGTATTAGTTGTCTTTGCATCTGTTGTTTTAGCAACAGTTTTAAATCAACTTGTACTCTTTTTACAAAGATTCCGAATTAAAAGAGGTATTGCGATCGCAATAACATTTATTCTTGTACTGATAATTATAGCAAGTTTTTTAGCATTAATTGCGCCACAAATTGTTGACCAGTTGCAACAATTTACTGACTTTGCCCCTAATGCCCTAGAAAGAATGCGGACTTGGAATAACTGGTTGCAGAACGCTATTCCAGACCAATTATTAGAAAATATTCGCGGTCTTAGAACTCTGACTCAAGGGTTACAAGCTTGGTTAAATCAGCTAGTTAACAATTTTTTTACCCTATTAAGTAGGTCGCTTAACATCGTTTTAACTTTACTGCTGTTCTTAGTATTGACCGTTATGCTACTGACAGACCCCACGCCCTACCGAAAGGGTTTTATCCTACTGTTTCCTGCATTTTATCGGCGTCGGGTGGGCGAAATTCTTTCTGAGTGTGAAACATCTTTGGTCGGTTGGATAAAAGGTACGCTTCTAACGATGTGCCTGATTGCTTGCTTGAGCTATGTTGGTTTGCTCGTATTAGGAGTGCGCCTCCCCTTAGTCAATGCACTTTTAGCAGGATTACTAGAGTTTATTCCAAATGTTGGACCAACTTTGAGCTTGATTCCACCTTTACTGTTAGCGCTGCTTGATGCACCTTGGAAAGCAGCTGCAGTGGTAGCGCTCTACTTTGGAATTCAGCAAGTTGAAAGCTTGGTTATTGTACCTTTAGTTATGAAGTCTCAGGTCTCTTTACTACCTGCTGTCACCATACTATCTGTAGTGATTTTCGCCCAGTTTTTTGGATTTTTAGGGCTATTCCTTGCCATACCTCTAGTCATTGTCATCCAAATTTGTATAAAAGAGATTTTGGTAAAGGATATACTTAACAATTGGCAGGGGGAGATGAAAAGCCAACGCCCGTTAAAAAACGAAGACAATGATAGCGCCAACAGAACTCTCGAAGGTAGTGCTGTTGGCGCAAGATCGGATACTAAAGAATGA
- a CDS encoding sensor histidine kinase, with protein MGWISQIKGNSIHTKLLATYLLLTTLATSLMGGYILWSFHAYFNKARQADLETWSTAIGESIADALEVNDFQRVAVIVQRYGAAENITIRVIDSKGKLLASSSLKQDRQIRNWLKIPGMQEALQGKAQQGFAKGLLTNDDRLFIARPIRGGGQILGALRMSVTLQQFQRQFATIVGTTMGTLIFTLILCTLISEALARSLSRPIETMRNFAIQLGSGHFGGKLQIRQSNELDRLALELNRMSERLASLDRERRVFLANVSHELRTPISNVLVTVEALRSGAASDPGVRDRFFQNVEDEIKRLSRLIDDLMNLGRLEAGVTVLEQQTVHVHHLIDRAIRAMETRMKNSQISAQVNVTDMQIQGDSERLLQAFLNILDNAIKHSSPNSQISIAGYKEGKQAVVTIRDRGQGIKETDLPHIFEQFYTADRSRQGKGVGLGLAIAKRIIEAHGGSITASSQFGEGASFNIYLPL; from the coding sequence ATGGGCTGGATATCTCAAATTAAAGGAAATTCCATTCACACTAAACTACTGGCAACATACCTGTTGCTAACTACTTTAGCAACCTCCTTAATGGGAGGGTATATTCTCTGGTCTTTCCATGCTTACTTTAATAAAGCAAGACAGGCGGATTTAGAGACTTGGAGTACTGCTATTGGTGAAAGTATTGCTGATGCATTAGAAGTAAATGATTTTCAGCGAGTTGCAGTTATTGTTCAACGTTATGGTGCCGCTGAAAATATAACTATACGAGTTATAGATAGTAAAGGAAAACTTCTCGCTTCATCTAGCCTGAAACAAGATCGACAAATACGAAATTGGTTGAAAATCCCTGGGATGCAAGAAGCCTTACAAGGTAAAGCACAGCAAGGTTTTGCAAAAGGGCTTTTAACCAACGATGATAGATTGTTCATTGCCCGACCAATTAGGGGTGGCGGTCAAATTTTAGGCGCATTGAGGATGTCGGTCACGTTACAACAGTTTCAAAGGCAATTTGCCACAATTGTTGGCACAACCATGGGAACTCTCATTTTTACACTTATCCTCTGTACTTTAATCAGTGAAGCGTTAGCACGTAGCTTGTCCCGTCCTATTGAAACAATGAGAAATTTTGCAATTCAATTGGGTAGCGGTCATTTTGGTGGGAAACTCCAAATCCGTCAGAGTAACGAATTAGATCGACTCGCACTAGAACTTAACCGCATGAGCGAACGTTTAGCTTCTCTCGATCGCGAACGGAGAGTGTTTTTAGCAAACGTATCTCATGAACTCCGTACTCCAATTAGCAATGTCTTGGTCACTGTTGAAGCCCTTCGCAGTGGTGCTGCTTCAGATCCAGGAGTCCGGGATCGATTCTTTCAAAATGTAGAAGACGAAATCAAACGGTTATCAAGGTTAATAGATGATTTAATGAATTTGGGACGGCTTGAAGCAGGGGTTACAGTCTTAGAACAGCAAACAGTACACGTGCATCACTTAATTGACCGTGCTATAAGAGCAATGGAAACCCGAATGAAAAATTCGCAAATCTCAGCACAGGTCAATGTTACGGATATGCAAATACAGGGTGATTCGGAGCGTCTGTTGCAAGCTTTTCTAAATATTTTGGATAATGCTATCAAGCACTCATCCCCAAATTCCCAAATTTCTATCGCTGGTTACAAAGAAGGCAAACAAGCAGTTGTGACAATTCGCGATCGCGGACAGGGGATTAAAGAAACGGACCTCCCACATATTTTTGAGCAATTTTACACTGCCGATCGCTCCCGTCAAGGTAAGGGAGTAGGATTGGGCTTAGCGATCGCTAAGCGTATTATCGAAGCCCACGGCGGTAGCATTACAGCAAGCAGTCAATTTGGTGAGGGAGCAAGCTTTAATATTTATTTACCTTTATGA
- a CDS encoding response regulator transcription factor yields the protein MPHVLLVDDEEPLRESLSYSLRKEGYTVSTAADGHNAIKQFHKQVPDVILLDIMLPEVNGMEVCWRIRAFSDVPIVMLTAKDQDIDKIWGFEAGADDYVTKPFNTRELLARIKAVLRRRSEKHSESTQ from the coding sequence ATGCCGCACGTCTTATTAGTTGATGATGAAGAACCTTTACGGGAAAGCCTTTCCTACAGCTTGCGTAAAGAAGGGTATACTGTATCAACGGCAGCAGATGGTCACAATGCTATCAAACAGTTTCACAAACAAGTGCCAGATGTAATCCTTTTAGATATAATGCTGCCAGAAGTTAATGGCATGGAAGTTTGCTGGCGAATTCGAGCATTTTCTGATGTACCAATTGTTATGCTGACTGCTAAAGACCAAGATATTGATAAAATTTGGGGTTTCGAGGCAGGTGCAGATGATTACGTCACAAAACCCTTTAACACTCGCGAGTTGCTTGCGCGTATTAAAGCTGTGCTACGTCGTCGTTCTGAAAAACACTCCGAGTCTACCCAGTAG